A single region of the Candidatus Methanomethylicota archaeon genome encodes:
- a CDS encoding FYDLN acid domain-containing protein → MPKARCPICDEMIDLGEKPHVGDVIECPSCGVSLSIEQKGRRWSLKIVEEEEEEEEWGEEELEEEEEWEEEEELEEEEEEEEEEEEEW, encoded by the coding sequence ATGCCCAAAGCTAGATGTCCAATATGCGATGAAATGATAGACCTAGGAGAGAAGCCACATGTAGGAGACGTAATAGAGTGCCCATCATGCGGAGTATCACTATCCATAGAACAAAAGGGACGCAGATGGAGCTTGAAAATAGTGGAAGAAGAGGAAGAAGAGGAAGAGTGGGGAGAGGAGGAGCTAGAGGAAGAAGAAGAGTGGGAAGAAGAAGAGGAACTGGAGGAGGAAGAAGAGGAGGAAGAAGAAGAAGAAGAGGAATGGTGA